From Triplophysa dalaica isolate WHDGS20190420 chromosome 16, ASM1584641v1, whole genome shotgun sequence:
CCccagcaataaaaaaataacagaaccATGTCGAGATTAAAGTaattacaatgcaaaataaaaatttgagaATTAACTCACTACACTTTGAGAATAAAGTCCTTGTGGTTCCTGAAAAGGAATCTAAgtcttgaaataaaatgtcGCTCCTGGACAGCCACTGCAACGCATTGAATGTAAACTATTTCAAGATTACATTAAAATCTctaattttaatgaaaaacattattttcaacattatttCGACATTTTCTCTTGAAAAATAACAACTTATTCctatacattaaatgtattgcGTTTATTCTcgacattttatttatacttttgtttgaaaaactgcagttttaatCTCGCATGTAATGACTTTAatctcaacatgtttttgtttttcattgctTGGCCCTAAGACTCTTCCGTAGGaggtgtaaatgatgacagatttttcattcttggatgaactatccctttaggcAAAGTGATATAAAAAGATAGATAGTAAATATTTGAGTATGggaatatttttaatttttatgttgATTATCTAAAGACGAGAGAAGATGCCGTTTGAGAAACAGAGACAGCAGCAGGCGCTCATCCTGAGCAGAGAGGTGAAGGGAGGTGAGACACACAAAACCAAGAAAAAACGAAAACCCATCACAGTGTCAGGCGGTCATCCTGGTCATTTCATATAAACGCAGGGAATTCTGAAAACAATCCGAAGCCTCGGTATGTTTCTGCTGAGCTGATCCACATCTCCAGTTCAGAAGAACATCTTGAGCTCTGGGCATGAATGCCTCTTGAGGGGGGGTCTGTTTCTTTAAGGGTCCCGTCATACCAAAACACCTATTTATAATCTTTACTGTTACTACACAACAGCAGCTCATGATAATACACCACATAAAACAATCCCCATCCACTCGCAGTCAATCATTCTTTGCTATTCAGAGTAACACGTACAGAACACAAACACCACTTCAACATAAAAGTCTCACTTATTAAGAACAATAAACACTGGTTTAAGTGACTGTTGGAATGTGTGAAGGTCTGAATTTGGGAAAGAAGATCAGCGTTCCGCGGGATGTCATGATGGAGGAGCTGAATCTCACCTCTAACCGAGGATCCAGAATGTTTCAGGAGCGTCAGAGGAGAGTGGAgagattcacactggagagcacAGCCGGTTCTCCACTCCTCATTTATGTAAGAACTTCAAACGTTAacatacactacacttcactaAAAATCCACGGTCATAATCTTACCAGTGCTTCAAAGAACCCACAAGCGTTACAAATGGTGTTATCACATCATATCGAGATCTGATCTAAAGAATCTATTATGAAGAACATCCAAAGATCCCTTCACCATAAATGACTAAAAAAGCATCTAAAAAGCATACAATCCATTTCCTTTCTATACTAATGTGCAGTGTTTGGGAAGTCATGCAACAATAAGATTTTTATATTTCCTTAAGGAAATGCAAAGGTGcttgtgtgttacctgtgtaaCTCATCACAACGCTTaagtggttgccagggtgttgctatgcagctGCTAAGATGATCGGAGTGCTTTCCTTTTAAAGATCATTCAACTCTTAACGCCTTTTTTCCATCAGAATGACATGGAACCGAATCAAAACCAGAATCAGATGATGACAGACATGGAGGGAGGGAAAGAAAACCTGAGATACGGAGCGGTTGGTAAACACATCAGTCTGAAGGGTAACCCCAGCATCCTGGCACCAGGTACACACACGCTGTCCCTGTGGATCAGCCTAAAATACGTTAATTTAATATTGATCTTTAATAACAAACATATAGGGGAAATCACAGAGCAATCATCATAAACCCTGGCAGGGTGATCTGGACCTCAGTGCAAAGCAAATCACCATAAAAGGGTTTATTTTAAGGGATGTAACATTATCGATATCGTGTTATCGCAAAATCGTCTTGATATTATCGTGCTCACATAACTGCATGAAATGATAGGTCTTCCGCACCTAACAGAGAATTTTAGAAAAAATTATGTCACACTTTCATGTACGGTTCAATTCCCACTAATAACAAATCATTAACTGAaacttttgcctcaataaacACCTAATCTGCTGCCTATTAATCAGTGTTggctctgaaaaagtaatgaattactaggtacatattcaatagtgtaataagattactgaacaaatgactctctccaaaaagtatttaataacttattactttctatatcctctATCAAcattgattagttaagtgattcaaggatagacatcaAGTGTTACCAAATAATAGATGTTACTTTTGGCCAGGTCCATCTTTtgctatttgtttttataaaagggatttttaggtcatgTGACCCATCggttatgattagaggataaagaaaagatgatgtttatggcacgtttccaagtcatcatttgccattttaaataccGCAATAAACATTGCACCGTAGACATTATACAGAGGTATTATAGCGCAGttagattttgatattgttacatcacCTTCCCCTTTTTTACTCTACATTCATGGTAACTGAACTCACAGAAGGTACAAACTATTTTTACAAGGATTTCATAAGAAGTCGTACAATGAAGATTGTGCAAAAAAGTTCAATTGATCTCGCagggaattcataactattttacgaagTGGCTTATTCAAATAAACGTGTGTGTCTTGTATCGTACAAAACCAAACGCTCCGCACCTATCCACCTCTAGACACTTTCGCAAAAGCAGACggtatgaaaacaaacacatatttagCCTAATATCAAATAGTTAGGAATTTCCATGAAATATATATCATACAATTTCATATGATCTACTTTTATTTGGCCGCACAGAGTTGCAGGAAAAACCTTAAATGATATTTTTCATGTCCAGAATCTACACATGTAACTGCTCTACGGTTATCACTTGGTTTTTGTGTGGATCTCCTGAGGTTCATTAACTCTGTCTAATGTTCTTTAATAAACCTTCGTCTCCTGTTTCCGTCTCCTTATCTGCGTGTGGCCCCCGCGGGGCGTCTGAATATCCGTTAACTAATCGGAGTACGCAAGACACCAACGTTCCCTTTATAACCAACACTGCCACTCACGAGTACCCGTCCTGTCCTTTTAGGTTACACCGGGCCCTTGAGAGAGATCCCTCGAGAGAAGTTTAATTCCACCGTCATCCCAAAATCATACTGCTCACCGTGGAGAGAAGCCCTGGGAGACAGCGAGGAACTCCTGTCCTCACTCGAGGCCCAGCTCTCTCAAACTCCAGAGAAACTACCTCCGGCCAACTACAGGTGCTTTAACAGGTGAGCATGAGCAAACATAAATAAAGACGCATCAGATCACCGAGCATGTTTGGGGTTTCCCTGTAACCACGTCTTTATTGGGAAGGGATTCGGTCCATTCTCCACGGTACCGTGGGCAAGAACATGATCTGAGAAAGGCCCTTGAGGGTTAGCGAGAGCGCATTAGCGTCACGCTTGATGATTATGTGCTGTAAATAAACCTAACCAGACCAATGCACGCTATCAAATGATTATGAACCCGCAATGTTTCCACTGCGTCTTTCCATTTGAAACGAGAGCCTGATGTCCGCATGACTGAGGAACTATTTTGATGCCTCAGAAAAGCGGAGAATCGACGGCTCTCACAACCTAAAGACACATCGCACAAGCAGGAGATCAGGTTCTTCACACACACTTAAGTTGCGTCAGCTGGCGTATTATCAAACCTGGCGGTTGAAATATGGGGAGGTGGCAGATTTTGGATCTGAGGTCAGAAGACTATTTAAGTATCTTTCGGCTTCTCGTCTTTTTGTTTCTTGCAGAGCTGCAATGCCGTTCGGAGGTCCAGTGTGCAGTCACAGGGTGGTTCCTGTTATTGCATTCGAACAACCCGAGATCCACAATCTCCCCGCCGTGACACTGGCCACGATGTCCAAACGGCCAAACTTCAACAGAGCCCCGCGGGGATGGGGCGTCAGATACTCGCCCGAGTCCAACGACCTGTGAACCCGCTGCACGTCCAGCATGCCGTTTCATGTTAAAGAAAAGACTGTGGTGCCGTCACCACACATGCTTTGCTCTAttgcagcggttctcaatcctggtcctcgcgaccccccgctctgcatattttgtatgcttctcctaccgcttcggaggtttgtttaatacacccataagagccctgcgaagtaaacatcactagatattctgacATAAATCCAGTTCGAAATGGgcataatgttgcgcaaatctcaaaattacggttaaataacccttcaatcttccgtagtaggttttgttcttcgtgttaagttaacgtcagccgatttcctCTGTGCAaggagtagagagcaatgaacacagttcagggaacacgtcaatcggaacgcggttcattcattaagctctcttctaatgagctagagatttaaatcaggtgtgttaaacaagagagataaacacaaaatatgcagagcggtgggtcgcgaggaccaggattgagaaccgctgctctaTTGGACTGAACCGCTTTGTATCCTACAGGTGAAAGGTCAGAGGGAACCATGCTTGACAGAGCACACGAGGATGACAGATGGTTTTAGCTCAGTGCTTACAAATAGAAGCAGTTGCTCTCCTAGAGAAACACAGACAACTGTTGAAAGGTTTCACTTAAGAAATAACTTCTAGATAAAACGTATTCATATCAGACATAAAGGATATTGCCAAACAATTTGAATAGGTACATTTTAGGGAGGGGGGTTGTATAGATGATGTTTGTGTAGCCCATTTCAGGCATGCAGTGCAACAAATGTTACCGTTACATCAATATCgcactttataaaatatagattcTTTACAGAATCAAAATGAGCAGGTATTCTGTTGTCCTTTCTTATCATCTTTCTTGAAATTGCTGTCCTCAAATACTAGGTCTTACTGTTGATTTTTGTTGGAGATTTAACCTAGACCAGGGGTTTTTCAATTTGGGGTCCGGGGGCCTCCAGAAGGTTGCAGGGGCCCCGAGAAATTTCAGGGAAGAAAGATAAAGCA
This genomic window contains:
- the myoz3a gene encoding myozenin-2, giving the protein MPFEKQRQQQALILSREVKGGLNLGKKISVPRDVMMEELNLTSNRGSRMFQERQRRVERFTLESTAGSPLLIYNDMEPNQNQNQMMTDMEGGKENLRYGAVGKHISLKGNPSILAPGYTGPLREIPREKFNSTVIPKSYCSPWREALGDSEELLSSLEAQLSQTPEKLPPANYRCFNRAAMPFGGPVCSHRVVPVIAFEQPEIHNLPAVTLATMSKRPNFNRAPRGWGVRYSPESNDL